In Pedobacter sp. W3I1, one DNA window encodes the following:
- a CDS encoding beta-glucosidase, whose product MSKSIKYLYLLPTLFFSCSLFAQVKKGQSLPYKNSKLSVDLRVKDLISRMTSEEKFWQLFMIPGDVTETNKEQFKHGIFGLQVSAAAQGTGNAQQMLTYNTSEDGLSLAKKVNKIQKYFVEETRLGIPIIPFDEALHGLVRQGATAFPQSIGLAASFDTALVARIGTAIAHEARARGLRDLLAPVINMATDVRWGRVEETYGEDPYLTTVLGHAFMNAIERQNIIVTPKHFIANVGDGGRDSYPIEMDKHYLEEIHFPAFKDGVKNVGIRSLMTSYNSVFGSPATSNKWLLTTKLKTEWGFKGFVISDAGAVGGANVLHFTAKDYRDATAQSINAGLDVIFQVDYNHYKLFLPAFLDGSIPKSRIDDALARVLKAKFELGLFEHPYVDESIAEKMLSDQSNHNLAKEAALKSFVLLKNDNNTLPLKGAKRILLLGEDAIEARLGGYSGTGNNKVNILDGLKNAVSDDFKINYLKGSSREPQSYIPIDSQFLSTNQKAGLTGTYYKGLHLSGKPVKEINNKVINFSWTLYPPDEQLQLDDYSVRWDGKIKVPQNTDVNIGLEGNDGYRLYLDNQLLIDNWDKKSFNTKTIPFHFEKNKEYVIKVEFFEPKGNGKIKLIWDYKISKSNEIADAVAAAKNNDAIIFVAGIKEGEFLDRAMLNLPGNQELLLEELAKTGKPIIVVLTGGSAINMQPWLNKVNAVLNVWYPGEAGGAAIADVLLGKINPSGKLPITYPVDESQLPLVYNHKPTGRGDDYNNLSGEPLFPFGYGLSYTNFSYNNLKFNRKSIAKNETANLSFELKNIGNYDGEEVVQLYMRPLLSKLAQPVLALRAFQRIHLKVGETKIISFKLDKEVLQTLNINNVWEVAPGEYRIMIGSSSKSLYLKDNLTVKP is encoded by the coding sequence TCAGAAGAGAAATTTTGGCAGTTGTTCATGATTCCAGGTGATGTAACCGAAACAAACAAAGAACAGTTTAAGCATGGTATTTTTGGTCTGCAGGTAAGTGCAGCTGCACAAGGAACTGGTAATGCCCAGCAAATGTTGACCTATAATACCTCTGAAGACGGACTTTCTCTGGCTAAAAAGGTTAATAAAATTCAAAAGTATTTTGTTGAGGAAACCCGTTTGGGCATCCCGATCATTCCATTCGATGAAGCTTTACATGGTTTGGTTAGGCAAGGCGCTACCGCTTTTCCGCAATCCATTGGTTTAGCTGCGAGTTTCGATACTGCTTTAGTGGCCAGGATTGGTACGGCTATTGCCCATGAGGCAAGGGCACGTGGCTTGAGAGATCTTTTGGCACCTGTAATTAATATGGCTACAGATGTAAGATGGGGAAGGGTAGAAGAAACCTACGGTGAAGATCCTTATCTAACAACAGTTCTGGGCCATGCCTTTATGAATGCCATAGAAAGGCAGAATATTATTGTTACCCCAAAACATTTTATTGCCAATGTTGGCGATGGCGGTCGAGATAGTTATCCAATCGAAATGGATAAACATTATTTAGAAGAAATTCATTTTCCTGCATTTAAAGATGGCGTTAAAAATGTAGGCATCCGTTCATTAATGACTTCCTATAACAGTGTTTTTGGTTCTCCTGCAACCTCAAATAAATGGCTGTTAACCACTAAACTAAAAACGGAGTGGGGCTTTAAAGGTTTCGTTATTTCTGATGCAGGTGCAGTTGGCGGTGCTAATGTATTACATTTTACGGCTAAAGATTATAGAGATGCAACGGCACAATCAATTAACGCAGGCCTTGATGTAATCTTCCAGGTAGATTATAACCATTACAAACTTTTTCTGCCAGCATTTTTGGATGGCAGCATTCCCAAATCGAGAATAGACGATGCCCTTGCCAGGGTTCTGAAAGCTAAATTCGAGTTGGGGCTGTTTGAGCATCCATATGTAGATGAAAGTATTGCAGAAAAGATGTTAAGCGATCAGAGTAACCATAATCTGGCCAAAGAGGCTGCTTTAAAATCATTTGTACTCTTAAAAAACGATAACAACACGCTTCCGCTAAAAGGTGCAAAACGGATTCTATTATTAGGCGAAGATGCAATTGAAGCCAGGTTAGGTGGATATAGCGGTACTGGAAATAATAAAGTAAATATTTTGGATGGGCTTAAAAATGCGGTATCCGATGATTTTAAGATTAATTATTTAAAAGGAAGCAGCCGGGAGCCGCAGTCTTATATTCCAATTGATAGCCAGTTTCTTTCAACAAATCAAAAAGCAGGATTAACCGGAACCTATTACAAAGGACTTCACCTCTCCGGAAAACCCGTTAAAGAAATAAATAATAAGGTTATTAATTTCAGTTGGACATTATATCCTCCAGACGAGCAGCTCCAGCTGGATGATTATTCGGTAAGGTGGGATGGTAAAATTAAAGTACCACAGAATACAGATGTTAATATCGGATTGGAGGGAAACGATGGTTACCGATTATACCTGGATAACCAGTTACTTATCGATAATTGGGATAAAAAGTCTTTCAATACCAAGACAATTCCCTTTCATTTCGAGAAAAATAAGGAATATGTCATTAAGGTCGAATTTTTTGAACCTAAGGGCAATGGCAAAATCAAATTGATCTGGGATTATAAGATCAGTAAATCAAACGAAATAGCTGATGCAGTGGCCGCGGCAAAGAATAACGATGCAATCATATTTGTTGCGGGTATAAAAGAAGGCGAGTTTTTAGATCGGGCGATGTTAAACCTGCCAGGTAACCAAGAATTGTTATTGGAAGAACTTGCAAAAACAGGAAAACCTATTATCGTGGTATTAACCGGTGGAAGTGCCATCAATATGCAGCCCTGGTTAAATAAAGTTAACGCGGTTTTAAACGTGTGGTATCCTGGCGAAGCTGGAGGCGCTGCCATTGCTGATGTATTGCTCGGGAAGATAAATCCATCAGGTAAACTGCCAATTACTTACCCGGTTGACGAATCGCAGTTACCCCTGGTTTATAACCACAAACCTACCGGGAGAGGCGATGATTATAACAATTTAAGCGGCGAGCCACTTTTTCCTTTTGGATACGGATTAAGTTATACCAACTTTTCTTACAACAACTTGAAATTTAACCGCAAAAGTATCGCTAAAAATGAAACTGCTAATTTAAGCTTCGAGCTTAAAAATATAGGCAATTACGATGGTGAAGAAGTGGTACAATTGTACATGAGGCCTTTGTTAAGCAAATTGGCTCAACCTGTTCTTGCACTGAGAGCTTTCCAGAGGATACATTTAAAGGTTGGTGAAACAAAGATCATTTCATTCAAACTGGATAAAGAGGTGCTGCAAACACTCAATATCAATAATGTATGGGAAGTTGCTCCAGGGGAATATAGAATCATGATTGGCTCATCAAGTAAATCACTTTATTTAAAAGATAATTTAACGGTTAAGCCTTAA
- a CDS encoding M57 family metalloprotease: MIKKNLYSLFVVLFIFMIYSCSKKQNLENKQDSEIPESVLASIKKMGFNTNGITIMKDGYIVEGDIFLPKSSLGKDPNSSNLIIAKSEQYQTYNLVQNLPRTITISVSNLPAVYSTAASNAVGRYNSLNLKINFQLVSSNGNIEIIGFNEGPTPTGTKLGYGGFPFSGNPFNQIGLNTNPAAFGTNPDVGYITSVIQHEIGHCIGLRHTDYYDRGYSCSISENEGNSYNSADIQNFPGAIQIPGTPASAEPNSFMLACNNGVDRSFNTNDIVALNYLYGYPTYTYSFRVTTMSNTPTYYGLILNGTHIAATISTPPVNTTATYVYNISSYNPSSTLVVKISSGYMPVSATANANGSTVNGVINATDKTITFSNLNMSVQNGYVSIALKNYGLD, encoded by the coding sequence ATGATCAAAAAAAATCTGTATTCGCTTTTTGTGGTTTTATTTATTTTCATGATTTATTCCTGTTCTAAAAAACAAAATTTAGAAAATAAACAAGACAGTGAAATACCTGAATCTGTATTAGCTAGTATTAAAAAAATGGGATTTAATACCAATGGTATAACAATTATGAAGGATGGGTATATTGTGGAGGGAGATATTTTTCTACCAAAATCTTCTCTAGGTAAGGACCCAAACTCTTCAAACTTAATTATTGCTAAATCAGAACAGTACCAAACGTATAATCTAGTTCAAAACTTACCTCGCACAATAACAATTTCTGTTTCAAATTTACCTGCTGTTTATTCCACAGCTGCAAGTAATGCGGTTGGAAGGTATAACTCATTAAACTTGAAAATCAACTTTCAACTTGTTAGTAGCAATGGAAATATTGAAATCATTGGCTTCAATGAAGGTCCAACACCTACAGGCACCAAGTTAGGCTATGGTGGTTTTCCTTTTTCCGGAAATCCATTTAATCAAATTGGATTAAATACAAATCCTGCTGCATTCGGTACAAATCCAGATGTAGGCTATATCACCTCTGTAATTCAGCATGAAATAGGCCACTGTATAGGTCTAAGACATACAGACTATTATGACCGGGGTTATAGTTGTTCAATAAGTGAGAATGAAGGCAATAGCTATAATAGTGCTGATATTCAAAACTTTCCTGGGGCAATTCAAATCCCTGGAACTCCCGCTTCTGCTGAGCCCAATTCATTTATGCTTGCTTGCAATAATGGTGTAGATCGTTCTTTTAATACAAATGATATCGTTGCCTTAAATTATTTATATGGTTATCCCACATATACTTACTCTTTTAGGGTTACAACCATGAGTAATACACCAACTTATTATGGATTAATACTTAATGGAACTCACATTGCTGCCACAATTTCTACCCCGCCAGTAAATACTACCGCTACTTATGTTTATAACATTAGCAGTTATAATCCAAGCTCGACGCTAGTAGTAAAAATAAGTTCAGGATATATGCCAGTATCTGCCACAGCAAATGCAAACGGCTCTACAGTTAATGGAGTTATAAATGCTACCGATAAAACAATTACTTTTTCTAATCTTAACATGTCTGTACAAAATGGCTATGTTTCCATTGCACTAAAGAATTATGGATTAGATTAA
- a CDS encoding Ldh family oxidoreductase, translating to MNFITFTETNLRTFTYNVFKKMGCSDEHADLATDVLIRSDLRGIDSHGVARLSGYVRLWEKKRINATPDIKIVHETPTTATVDGDAGLGLVVAPFAMKVAIEKAEKYGSGWVSVKNSNHFGIAGYHALMAVEKDMIGISMTNASPLVAPTYANERLLGTNPMCYAFPAGKYPPVIVDMATAAAANGKLEIAQRANKSIPDGWVQDKNGENSTDPNELKNGGSLLPLGSDKDHGSHKGYGLSATVDILSAVLSGANYGPWVPPFVAFLEPSANPVGEGLGHFLGAMRVDGFRPAADFKNHLDNWVERFKSAKTIDPGKKVIIPGEPEHEFEQERKISGIPIIDVVVKDLNELAAKLGIEGLK from the coding sequence ATGAACTTCATCACTTTTACCGAAACCAACCTCAGGACTTTTACTTATAACGTTTTTAAAAAAATGGGCTGTTCTGATGAACATGCCGATTTAGCAACCGATGTATTGATTCGCTCAGATTTACGGGGAATCGACTCACATGGTGTAGCGCGTTTAAGTGGCTACGTACGCCTTTGGGAAAAGAAAAGAATCAATGCCACACCTGATATTAAAATAGTACATGAAACACCCACTACGGCAACAGTAGACGGCGATGCCGGATTAGGTCTGGTTGTTGCGCCATTTGCAATGAAGGTCGCCATCGAAAAAGCAGAAAAATACGGTAGTGGATGGGTATCGGTTAAAAATTCCAATCACTTTGGCATTGCAGGTTACCATGCGCTAATGGCAGTAGAAAAAGATATGATTGGTATTAGTATGACCAATGCAAGTCCTTTGGTGGCGCCTACTTATGCTAACGAACGTTTACTGGGTACCAACCCTATGTGTTATGCTTTCCCGGCAGGAAAATATCCACCAGTAATTGTAGATATGGCTACAGCAGCCGCAGCAAATGGCAAATTGGAAATTGCCCAACGTGCAAATAAAAGTATTCCTGATGGCTGGGTTCAGGATAAAAATGGAGAAAACTCTACCGATCCGAACGAATTAAAAAACGGTGGTTCGCTTTTACCTTTGGGCAGCGACAAAGATCATGGCAGTCATAAAGGTTATGGGCTAAGTGCTACAGTCGATATTTTATCGGCGGTGTTATCTGGCGCCAATTACGGCCCATGGGTACCTCCTTTTGTGGCTTTTTTAGAACCATCTGCAAATCCGGTTGGCGAAGGACTTGGTCACTTTTTAGGCGCTATGCGTGTAGATGGCTTCAGACCAGCTGCAGACTTCAAAAACCATTTAGATAATTGGGTAGAACGCTTTAAAAGCGCAAAAACGATAGATCCTGGCAAAAAGGTAATCATTCCTGGCGAACCTGAACACGAATTTGAGCAGGAAAGGAAAATCAGCGGTATTCCGATCATTGATGTTGTGGTGAAAGACCTGAATGAGCTGGCTGCGAAGTTAGGGATAGAAGGGTTAAAATAG
- the bshC gene encoding bacillithiol biosynthesis BshC, whose product MQKISTKVRKTWRSLGYKNQVNGRDINFFYLIDNLRERLIFENGKYIVNHTDISFTEEALKAEIELHPERFSPNVVMRPMYQEVILPNVAYIGGGAEVAYWMQLKANFDFYKVDFPVLLLRNSALLIDKRSAQNLYHLGFSLEDIFLPVEELKNIWVKRNTTALLSLADETRAINSIFDQIKLNAYKIDKTLSVSTDTAKQRTNHLLANLEKKLFRAEKRKHETALLQIDNVKKRLFPNGALQERTLNIAPMYVNYGEDFLSSCIENFEPLGGDFTVLLP is encoded by the coding sequence GTGCAAAAAATATCGACGAAAGTTCGAAAAACCTGGAGGAGTTTAGGCTATAAAAACCAGGTGAATGGCCGTGATATTAACTTCTTTTACCTGATCGATAATCTCCGCGAACGCTTGATTTTTGAAAATGGCAAATACATTGTAAACCATACCGATATCAGTTTTACCGAAGAAGCACTAAAAGCTGAAATCGAATTACATCCTGAGCGGTTTAGTCCGAATGTGGTGATGCGCCCCATGTACCAGGAAGTTATTTTACCTAACGTGGCTTATATTGGTGGCGGTGCGGAAGTGGCTTATTGGATGCAGTTAAAAGCAAATTTCGACTTTTATAAAGTTGACTTCCCGGTTTTATTATTGCGTAATTCGGCTCTATTGATTGATAAACGCAGTGCGCAAAATTTATATCATTTAGGTTTTTCTCTGGAAGATATTTTCTTGCCTGTTGAAGAACTAAAAAACATTTGGGTAAAGCGAAATACCACTGCTCTATTGAGTTTAGCTGATGAAACAAGGGCCATTAACAGCATTTTTGATCAGATTAAACTCAATGCCTATAAAATAGATAAAACGCTTTCAGTTTCTACTGATACGGCGAAACAACGAACCAATCATTTATTGGCTAACCTGGAAAAGAAACTATTCCGCGCAGAGAAAAGAAAACATGAAACGGCATTGCTACAGATTGACAATGTAAAGAAAAGACTTTTCCCAAATGGAGCACTTCAGGAAAGAACCTTGAATATTGCGCCCATGTATGTGAATTACGGAGAAGATTTTCTTTCGTCGTGCATAGAAAACTTCGAACCATTAGGCGGCGATTTTACTGTTTTATTACCGTAA
- the bshC gene encoding bacillithiol biosynthesis BshC, translating into MQAKYISYQETGSFSKLVLDYINDEEQLKAFYSYRPDMEGLAKAIEHRNFLGNRETLVRVLQDQYQHLQPNKSVTKNIELLGSANTFTVTTGHQLNLFTGPLYFIYKIVTTINLAIELKMAHPDKNFVPVYWMATEDHDFDEINHVSVDEKNISWIQQTNGATGRLSTKTVAAAVTAYKGYLGISKNGKRIAKLVEQAYLQHDNLADATRFLVNNLFEKYGLVIVNADDAQLKKQFANIITEDIIQHNSAKNIDESSKNLEEFRL; encoded by the coding sequence ATGCAGGCAAAATATATCTCATATCAGGAAACCGGATCATTTTCAAAACTGGTTTTAGATTATATTAACGACGAAGAACAGCTTAAAGCTTTCTATAGTTATCGTCCTGATATGGAGGGATTAGCCAAAGCAATTGAGCATAGAAACTTCTTAGGGAATAGAGAAACCTTAGTTAGGGTTTTACAAGATCAATATCAACATTTACAGCCCAATAAATCGGTTACCAAAAACATAGAACTTTTAGGCTCGGCGAATACCTTTACGGTTACCACAGGCCACCAGTTGAACCTTTTTACCGGTCCGCTTTATTTTATTTACAAAATTGTAACCACCATTAATTTAGCTATCGAGTTAAAAATGGCCCATCCTGATAAAAATTTTGTTCCGGTTTATTGGATGGCAACAGAGGATCACGATTTTGATGAAATTAACCATGTAAGTGTTGATGAAAAAAACATTAGCTGGATACAACAAACCAACGGTGCCACCGGAAGACTAAGCACCAAAACAGTTGCCGCAGCAGTAACGGCATATAAAGGATACCTTGGCATCTCTAAAAACGGGAAACGGATTGCCAAACTAGTAGAACAGGCCTATTTACAACACGACAATTTAGCCGATGCCACCAGGTTTTTGGTGAATAACTTATTCGAGAAATATGGCTTGGTGATTGTAAATGCAGATGATGCACAACTAAAGAAGCAATTCGCGAATATCATTACCGAAGATATTATTCAGCATAATAGTGCAAAAAATATCGACGAAAGTTCGAAAAACCTGGAGGAGTTTAGGCTATAA
- a CDS encoding alpha-L-fucosidase has protein sequence MRYLKFFFLLLPLFVVNKLSAQQKVSDQKMQWFADAKLGIFIHWGIYSVNGISESWSFFNNYINHDAYMKQLDSFTAAKYKPEEWVNLIKESGAKYAVITTKHHDGVALWDSKAPLATTTLKNSAAKKDLITPFVAELKKSGLKTGLYFSLPDWSYPDYDGFTRDRKRYDYKQDAPRFKKFQNYFQGQLNDLSDRYNPDLLWFDGDWEHSGEEWQAKNILANLRKVNQNIIINSRLNGHGDYDTPEQGVPVVKPSSPEWELCYTMNDSWGYQPYDNHYKSSNMIIRTLVDCISMGGNLLLDIGPKADGTIAPEQVKILKDLGRWTKKYSEAIYGTQAGIPEGHFTGKTALSKNKDVLYLYLDYKTRNGILLSGIKSKIKKVELIGNQTPINTVKLNETDYFLDVNESDFDNDVTVLKIYLNEPLQLSKEKQQSTSLETLFAASQHLDLTNYNLRKLSYDLNSGVNIFQNTNLTADGFEFKSGIKNFNPKVNNWVIKNAEALYKTTGGIPAGHYQGNTALSADKQTLYLFVEGTPTGPIAIKGLKNNISRIRIVGEGTMLPHDIYNKLYWSKIPGIVYIPVPKDKLDLELTVIAVLLDSPIDLYREKVGAIESNL, from the coding sequence ATGCGATATTTAAAGTTTTTCTTCCTCTTATTACCATTATTTGTAGTTAATAAACTTTCTGCTCAACAAAAAGTTTCCGATCAAAAAATGCAATGGTTTGCCGATGCCAAATTGGGGATTTTTATCCATTGGGGTATTTATTCCGTTAATGGTATTTCAGAGTCGTGGTCGTTTTTTAACAATTACATCAATCACGATGCTTACATGAAGCAGCTTGACAGTTTTACCGCTGCAAAATATAAACCAGAAGAATGGGTAAACCTAATTAAAGAAAGTGGTGCCAAATACGCGGTAATTACCACGAAACACCATGATGGTGTGGCCCTTTGGGATAGTAAAGCGCCTTTAGCCACTACAACATTAAAAAATAGTGCGGCAAAAAAAGATTTAATTACTCCATTTGTGGCTGAACTCAAAAAATCTGGTCTTAAAACAGGCTTATATTTTTCATTACCTGATTGGAGCTATCCGGATTATGATGGTTTTACCCGCGACAGAAAACGTTATGATTATAAACAGGATGCGCCACGCTTTAAAAAATTCCAAAATTATTTCCAAGGCCAATTAAACGATCTCTCTGACAGATACAATCCAGATTTGTTGTGGTTTGATGGTGATTGGGAGCATAGCGGCGAAGAATGGCAGGCCAAAAACATATTGGCAAATTTACGCAAGGTAAATCAGAACATCATTATTAATTCGCGCTTAAACGGGCATGGCGATTACGATACGCCAGAGCAAGGTGTTCCAGTGGTAAAACCAAGCTCACCTGAGTGGGAACTTTGTTACACGATGAACGATTCGTGGGGATACCAGCCATACGATAATCATTATAAATCGTCAAACATGATTATCCGTACATTGGTTGATTGTATCAGCATGGGTGGTAATTTATTGCTTGATATTGGACCGAAGGCCGATGGAACCATTGCACCGGAACAGGTTAAAATTTTGAAAGATTTAGGCCGTTGGACCAAAAAATACAGTGAAGCCATTTATGGAACTCAGGCAGGGATCCCTGAAGGACATTTTACAGGGAAAACCGCATTATCGAAAAACAAAGATGTTTTATACCTCTATCTTGATTACAAAACCAGAAATGGCATTTTGCTTAGCGGCATAAAATCTAAAATAAAAAAGGTAGAGTTGATTGGTAATCAAACACCTATAAATACAGTAAAACTAAACGAGACTGATTATTTTCTTGATGTTAATGAAAGCGATTTCGACAATGATGTCACTGTATTAAAAATTTATTTAAACGAGCCGCTCCAATTATCAAAAGAAAAACAACAAAGCACTTCTTTAGAAACTTTATTTGCGGCATCCCAGCATTTAGACCTAACCAATTATAATCTGAGAAAACTTTCTTATGATTTAAATTCTGGCGTAAATATTTTTCAAAACACCAATCTGACTGCTGATGGTTTTGAATTTAAATCAGGCATTAAAAATTTTAATCCAAAAGTTAATAACTGGGTAATCAAAAATGCTGAAGCGCTATACAAAACAACAGGGGGAATTCCAGCGGGACACTACCAGGGCAATACAGCACTTTCAGCCGACAAACAAACACTTTACTTATTTGTAGAAGGCACACCAACTGGCCCAATTGCCATTAAAGGTTTAAAAAATAACATCAGCAGGATCAGGATTGTAGGTGAAGGCACCATGCTTCCGCACGACATTTATAACAAACTGTATTGGAGCAAAATACCGGGTATTGTTTACATTCCGGTGCCGAAAGATAAATTAGATCTTGAATTAACAGTAATTGCAGTACTTTTAGATAGCCCGATTGATTTGTACCGTGAAAAAGTTGGCGCCATTGAAAGCAATCTCTAA
- a CDS encoding DEAD/DEAH box helicase has product MTNPFQLLGISDDVVNAVKDLGFETPTPIQEQSIPVLLEGTNDFVGLAQTGTGKTAAFGLPLLELIDFKVNKPQALILCPTRELCLQIANDLKNFSKNVANAHVVAVYGGANIMQQLREIRQGVQIVVATPGRMLDIIGRKAIDFSSVKFVVLDEADEMLNMGFQDDINDILSTTPDDKKTWLFSATMPAEVRRIAKNYMDNPVELTMGTKNTGNVNIEHEYYIVRARDKYAALKRIVDFNPEIFAVVFCKTKLDTQDVAEHLIKDGYNADALHGDLSQQQRDKVMQRFRERNMQLLIATDVAARGIDVNNVTHVINYSLPDEIESYTHRSGRTGRAGKTGISICIINSKEVGKIRQLERIIGKQFTKAELPTGFDVCEKQLFSLVHKVHNVEVNVEQIDQYIPRIMDEFKDLSKEDVIKRFASLEFNRFLDYYSKAPDLNAAVGDDRGERGERGERAGRGRGSEGYTRLFINLGSVDEFTRGDMLSFICNNGKIGGKSVGKIDLKGVFSFFEVEDDVADKVFEGFKAVEFNGRQVRIEKSGDGGRGEGAGERRGGGERRSGGGGFGGERRSSGGGGGYRGGGDRKSSGGGSGRREGGNSGGGFRDFSGRSRDDKGGNTGGPRREGGSREGGSGERRKKW; this is encoded by the coding sequence ATGACAAACCCATTTCAATTATTGGGGATAAGTGATGACGTCGTTAATGCCGTAAAGGATCTTGGATTTGAAACTCCAACACCTATTCAGGAGCAAAGTATTCCTGTACTGTTAGAAGGCACTAATGATTTTGTTGGTTTGGCCCAAACAGGAACAGGAAAAACAGCCGCATTTGGTTTGCCGCTGTTAGAACTAATCGATTTTAAAGTTAATAAACCACAGGCATTAATTTTATGCCCTACCCGTGAGTTATGCTTGCAAATCGCTAACGACCTTAAAAACTTTTCTAAAAACGTTGCTAATGCCCACGTTGTTGCCGTTTACGGTGGCGCGAACATTATGCAACAACTACGCGAAATACGCCAAGGCGTTCAGATCGTAGTGGCCACGCCCGGCCGTATGTTGGATATCATTGGCCGTAAAGCCATTGATTTTTCTTCTGTTAAATTTGTTGTGCTTGATGAAGCTGACGAAATGTTGAACATGGGTTTCCAGGACGACATTAACGACATTTTATCAACTACACCTGATGACAAAAAAACCTGGTTATTCTCGGCTACCATGCCTGCAGAAGTTCGCCGTATAGCTAAAAACTATATGGATAACCCTGTTGAATTAACCATGGGCACTAAAAATACGGGTAACGTAAACATTGAACACGAATATTATATTGTTCGTGCACGTGATAAATACGCTGCCTTAAAACGTATTGTAGATTTTAACCCTGAAATTTTTGCTGTAGTATTTTGTAAAACCAAACTGGATACACAAGATGTTGCCGAGCATTTAATTAAAGATGGTTACAATGCTGATGCTTTACACGGCGATTTATCGCAACAACAACGTGATAAAGTAATGCAACGTTTCCGTGAGCGTAACATGCAGTTGTTAATTGCTACTGATGTTGCTGCCCGGGGTATCGATGTAAACAATGTAACACACGTAATCAACTATTCTTTACCTGATGAAATTGAAAGTTATACCCACCGTTCTGGCCGTACTGGTCGTGCTGGTAAAACTGGTATCTCTATATGTATCATCAACTCTAAAGAAGTTGGAAAAATCCGTCAGTTGGAGCGCATTATTGGTAAACAATTTACCAAAGCTGAGCTTCCTACAGGATTTGACGTTTGTGAAAAACAATTGTTCTCTTTGGTACATAAAGTACACAATGTTGAAGTTAATGTAGAACAGATCGATCAATACATTCCACGTATTATGGATGAATTTAAAGATTTATCTAAAGAGGATGTAATCAAACGTTTTGCTTCATTAGAGTTCAACCGCTTCTTAGATTACTACTCTAAAGCACCTGATTTAAATGCTGCAGTTGGTGATGATCGCGGCGAAAGAGGTGAACGTGGTGAAAGAGCTGGTCGCGGACGTGGTAGCGAAGGTTACACCCGTTTGTTTATCAACTTAGGTTCGGTAGATGAGTTTACCCGTGGCGATATGTTATCATTTATCTGTAACAATGGTAAAATTGGTGGCAAAAGCGTTGGTAAAATCGATTTAAAAGGTGTTTTCTCTTTCTTTGAAGTGGAAGACGATGTAGCTGATAAAGTTTTTGAAGGCTTTAAAGCTGTTGAGTTTAACGGACGTCAGGTACGTATCGAGAAAAGCGGAGATGGTGGTCGTGGTGAAGGCGCTGGAGAACGACGCGGTGGCGGCGAAAGACGTAGCGGTGGCGGTGGTTTCGGCGGTGAACGCAGAAGCAGCGGTGGCGGCGGCGGTTATCGTGGCGGCGGCGACAGAAAAAGTTCTGGCGGTGGTAGCGGAAGACGTGAAGGCGGAAACAGCGGTGGCGGTTTCAGAGATTTCTCTGGACGTAGCCGTGACGACAAAGGTGGTAACACCGGAGGTCCACGCAGAGAAGGCGGAAGCCGTGAAGGTGGAAGTGGCGAACGCAGAAAAAAATGGTAA